A window of Microcystis aeruginosa FD4 contains these coding sequences:
- the aroC gene encoding chorismate synthase, with protein MGNTFGRLFRVSTFGESHGGGVGVVIDGCPPRLEISEEEIQIDLDRRKPGQSRIVTPRRENDICEIISGVFEGKTLGTPIAILVRNQDARSQDYNEMAEKFRPSHADATYEAKYGIRNWKGGGRSSARETIGRVAAGAIAKKILKSVYNVEIIGYVKRIKDIEAIIDPNSVTLDEVESNMVRCPNGETAAKMIALIDQIRLDKDSIGGVVECVAKNVPKGLGEPVFDKLEADLAKGMMSLPASKGFEIGSGFAGTFLTGSEHNDEYFIDDNGEIRTTSNRSGGIQGGISNGENIIIRIAFKPTATIGKEQKTVTRTGEETTLAAKGRHDPCVLPRAVPMVEAMMALVLCDHLLRFQGQCTISDRFF; from the coding sequence ATGGGTAACACTTTCGGACGACTATTTCGGGTTTCCACTTTTGGAGAATCTCACGGGGGTGGGGTAGGAGTGGTTATCGATGGTTGTCCCCCGCGCTTAGAAATTTCCGAAGAGGAGATTCAAATCGATTTAGACCGTCGCAAACCGGGACAAAGCAGAATCGTGACCCCGCGTCGGGAAAATGACATTTGTGAGATAATTTCGGGCGTTTTTGAAGGCAAAACCCTCGGTACACCGATCGCTATTTTAGTGCGGAATCAGGATGCTCGTTCGCAAGATTACAACGAAATGGCCGAGAAATTCCGACCTTCCCACGCGGATGCTACCTACGAAGCAAAATACGGCATTCGCAACTGGAAAGGAGGAGGCAGATCTTCGGCCCGGGAAACCATCGGCCGGGTGGCTGCGGGAGCGATCGCTAAAAAAATCCTTAAATCTGTCTATAACGTCGAGATTATCGGTTATGTGAAGCGAATTAAAGATATTGAGGCAATCATCGACCCCAACAGCGTCACCCTCGACGAGGTGGAAAGTAATATGGTGCGTTGTCCCAACGGGGAAACGGCCGCCAAAATGATCGCCCTGATTGACCAAATTCGCCTGGATAAGGACTCGATCGGCGGTGTGGTGGAATGTGTAGCCAAAAATGTGCCGAAAGGTCTAGGAGAACCCGTTTTTGATAAGCTAGAAGCCGATTTAGCTAAGGGGATGATGTCCTTACCCGCGAGTAAGGGATTTGAAATCGGATCGGGATTTGCGGGAACCTTCTTAACCGGCAGCGAACACAATGACGAGTATTTTATCGATGATAACGGGGAAATTCGCACCACTAGCAATCGTTCGGGGGGTATCCAAGGGGGAATCAGTAACGGTGAAAATATTATCATCCGCATCGCTTTTAAACCCACCGCGACTATCGGTAAAGAACAAAAAACCGTGACGCGCACCGGAGAAGAAACCACCCTGGCAGCCAAAGGAAGACATGATCCTTGTGTTTTACCCCGGGCCGTCCCGATGGTGGAAGCGATGATGGCTTTGGTATTATGCGATCATCTGCTCCGTTTTCAGGGACAATGTACGATTAGCGATCGCTTTTTCTAA
- a CDS encoding glycosyltransferase family 4 protein has protein sequence MKFLFLHANFPAQFRHLITVLAQDPGNQVIFGTTRQEGEIAGVKKFIYKESRAVSPQTHHYVRPLESAVLQGQAVYAVCQQLKNQGFYPDIVYAHSGWGPGLFIKDIFPKTKFLAYFEWFYHAHGSDADFDPADPLNADAEARIRIKNAPILIDLVSCDRGLSPTIWQKQQFPREFHPKLTVLHDGIDTDYFCPRPDVQLVIPEIGLDLSGVKEIVTYATRGMEPYRGFPQFMTAVSLILARRPNCHIVIVGEDRVAYGKTLPDGKTYKQLMLESLSLDLSRVHFTGSLPYGQYKQVLQASAAHIYLTRPFVLSWSMLEAMAMGCVVIGSDTPPVRELITDGENGLLVDFFSPQQIADRVDEVLDYPQGWQNLRLNARETIKQRYDLKQCLQYHLDWLLS, from the coding sequence ATGAAATTTTTATTCCTTCATGCCAATTTTCCCGCCCAATTTCGCCATTTAATCACGGTTTTGGCTCAAGACCCCGGAAATCAAGTGATTTTCGGCACTACCAGGCAAGAGGGAGAGATAGCGGGGGTAAAAAAATTTATTTACAAGGAAAGTCGCGCTGTTTCTCCCCAAACCCATCATTATGTCCGTCCCCTGGAAAGTGCGGTTTTACAAGGTCAAGCGGTTTATGCTGTTTGCCAACAACTGAAAAATCAAGGATTTTATCCCGATATTGTCTATGCACATTCTGGCTGGGGGCCGGGTCTATTTATCAAGGATATTTTCCCGAAAACTAAGTTTTTAGCCTATTTTGAATGGTTTTATCATGCCCATGGTTCCGATGCTGATTTTGATCCGGCGGATCCCCTTAATGCTGATGCCGAGGCCCGGATTAGAATTAAAAATGCGCCAATCCTCATCGATCTGGTTAGTTGCGATCGAGGTTTATCACCGACTATCTGGCAAAAACAACAATTTCCCCGCGAATTTCACCCGAAACTGACGGTTTTACACGATGGCATCGATACGGACTATTTTTGTCCCCGTCCCGATGTGCAGTTAGTGATTCCAGAGATAGGTTTAGATTTATCGGGTGTTAAGGAGATTGTCACCTATGCAACCCGGGGAATGGAACCCTATCGCGGTTTTCCCCAATTTATGACGGCTGTTTCCCTAATTTTAGCCCGTCGGCCTAACTGTCATATCGTCATTGTCGGGGAGGATCGAGTCGCTTATGGGAAAACTCTACCGGACGGCAAAACCTATAAACAATTGATGTTAGAAAGCCTTTCTTTGGATTTATCCCGGGTGCATTTTACCGGTTCTCTGCCCTATGGTCAATATAAACAGGTTTTACAAGCATCGGCTGCCCATATCTATCTTACCCGTCCTTTTGTGCTGTCTTGGTCGATGTTAGAGGCTATGGCTATGGGTTGCGTGGTGATTGGTTCCGATACTCCCCCCGTGCGAGAATTAATTACTGATGGGGAAAATGGTTTATTAGTGGATTTCTTTTCTCCCCAACAAATAGCCGATCGCGTGGATGAAGTGTTAGATTATCCCCAGGGTTGGCAAAATCTGCGTTTAAATGCTAGGGAAACTATCAAGCAACGCTACGACCTCAAGCAATGTTTACAGTATCATCTAGATTGGTTATTGAGTTGA
- a CDS encoding Uma2 family endonuclease, with translation MITTLIEREAEPILISDLTWREFKAVEQLIDRPGLRLSFLDGVLEIRKMPGKKHETIKERIGALLEIYLEFLGLDFTPTGSVTLENEFEKVKREGDKSYELGANRKHPDLVIEVVVSSGGINKLEAYKRLQIAEVWFWMNDELLFYSLGNDGYEAVSKSQILPNLDVGLLMRCIGIENHAQALREFRAGIKNIEST, from the coding sequence ATGATAACTACACTAATCGAACGAGAAGCAGAACCAATTTTAATTAGTGACTTAACCTGGAGAGAATTTAAAGCTGTTGAACAGCTAATCGATCGCCCAGGGTTAAGGTTATCTTTTTTAGATGGAGTTTTGGAGATTAGAAAAATGCCAGGGAAAAAACACGAAACCATCAAAGAACGTATTGGCGCTTTACTAGAAATTTATTTAGAATTTTTGGGATTAGATTTTACTCCTACTGGTTCTGTCACCTTAGAAAATGAATTTGAAAAGGTTAAAAGAGAAGGTGATAAATCCTATGAGTTGGGAGCAAATAGAAAACATCCTGATTTAGTGATTGAGGTGGTTGTTAGTAGTGGAGGAATTAATAAACTGGAAGCATACAAACGGTTACAAATTGCTGAAGTTTGGTTTTGGATGAATGATGAGTTATTGTTTTATAGTTTAGGAAATGATGGTTATGAAGCTGTTAGTAAATCGCAAATTTTACCGAATTTAGATGTAGGTTTATTAATGCGTTGTATTGGTATAGAAAATCATGCTCAAGCACTGCGGGAATTTAGAGCCGGGATAAAAAATATTGAATCAACATAA
- a CDS encoding type II toxin-antitoxin system death-on-curing family toxin has translation MNGIFWLDEIIVKAIHEDQLIQHGGLAGVRDNNLFLASLDRPKNLLAYGEPTPSIFDLAAAYGYGFAKNHAFIDGNKRVAFVVMAIFLELNGYSLDVPEPEVVLIMERLANGQESQETTSEWLQENSIKY, from the coding sequence ATGAATGGAATTTTCTGGTTAGATGAAATAATTGTTAAAGCTATACATGAAGACCAATTAATACAGCATGGTGGTCTTGCAGGTGTGCGAGATAACAATTTGTTTTTAGCTAGTTTAGATAGACCGAAAAATTTACTTGCTTATGGTGAACCTACACCCAGTATATTTGATTTAGCTGCGGCTTATGGTTATGGATTTGCTAAAAATCATGCTTTTATAGATGGTAATAAACGGGTAGCTTTCGTAGTAATGGCTATCTTTCTGGAATTAAATGGATATTCGTTGGATGTTCCAGAACCCGAAGTCGTTTTAATAATGGAACGACTAGCAAACGGCCAAGAAAGTCAAGAAACTACATCAGAATGGCTGCAAGAAAATTCTATTAAATATTAA
- a CDS encoding AbrB/MazE/SpoVT family DNA-binding domain-containing protein yields MYTLKISRVGNSLAITLPQEAMEKLKVQEGDSVFVTETPTGIIITAGNPDFEKAMEAYRKVSTKYRNALHELGK; encoded by the coding sequence ATGTACACCTTAAAAATTAGTAGAGTTGGAAATTCCTTGGCTATAACATTACCTCAAGAAGCCATGGAAAAACTTAAAGTTCAAGAAGGAGACAGTGTATTTGTCACTGAAACACCAACAGGTATTATTATAACTGCTGGTAATCCTGATTTTGAAAAAGCAATGGAGGCTTACAGAAAAGTCAGCACAAAATACAGAAATGCACTTCATGAGTTAGGGAAATGA
- a CDS encoding AAA-like domain-containing protein produces the protein MTRWFNIAGPCQDDIHYMLSPTVRLPDLEELIQQRSYFVLHAPRQTGKTTAMLSLAKQLTDTGNYAAVMVSVEVGSAFNHDPTAAELAILGTWYNTINIRLPKELQPPVKQWQQEEPGNRINDFLRGWSKAINRPIVLFIDEIDSLQDQTLISVLRQLRDGFPNRPENFPTSVGLIGLRDVRDYKVASGASDRLNTSSPFNIKVASLTMRNFNLAEVGELYQQHTASTGQNFTPEAIETAYDLTQGQPWLVNALAKEIVEKMVKDRNIAITKEHILTAKEILIARQDTHLDSLAERLREPRIKAIIEPMLAGLELGNIPNDDIQFVIDLGLCKMHPYGGLTIANPIYREVLPRVLTVTPMASLPMIAPTWLTPEGELNIDGLLTAFLKFWRQQVEPLLGSTSYHEIAPHIVLMAFLHRVVNGGGVLEREYAIGSDRMDLCLRYKDVILGIELKVWRDKKRDPQADGIEQLESYLGRLGLDFGWLFIFDRRKNALPMEERLSTEVVVTENQRKITVIRA, from the coding sequence ATGACTCGCTGGTTTAATATTGCCGGTCCCTGTCAAGACGATATCCACTATATGCTCTCTCCCACAGTCAGATTACCAGATTTAGAGGAGCTAATTCAACAACGTAGTTATTTTGTCCTTCACGCACCACGACAAACAGGGAAAACCACAGCCATGTTATCCCTAGCAAAACAACTTACCGATACGGGAAATTATGCCGCAGTCATGGTGTCAGTGGAAGTAGGAAGTGCATTTAATCATGATCCTACTGCCGCAGAATTAGCAATTTTAGGAACTTGGTATAATACAATAAATATCCGCTTACCCAAAGAATTGCAACCACCTGTTAAACAATGGCAACAGGAAGAACCAGGAAATAGAATTAATGATTTTTTAAGAGGTTGGTCAAAAGCTATCAATCGTCCCATAGTATTATTTATAGATGAAATCGACTCTTTACAAGACCAAACATTAATATCAGTTTTACGACAGTTAAGAGATGGTTTTCCTAATCGTCCAGAAAATTTCCCGACCTCAGTAGGATTAATTGGTTTACGAGATGTGAGAGATTATAAAGTAGCATCTGGTGCTAGTGATAGATTAAATACATCTAGTCCTTTTAATATAAAAGTTGCTTCTCTGACTATGCGAAATTTTAATCTTGCAGAAGTGGGAGAATTATATCAACAACATACAGCATCAACAGGACAAAATTTTACACCAGAAGCAATAGAAACAGCTTATGATTTAACTCAAGGACAACCTTGGTTAGTCAATGCTTTAGCTAAAGAAATTGTAGAAAAAATGGTAAAAGATAGAAATATTGCTATTACAAAAGAACATATTTTAACAGCTAAAGAAATATTAATTGCTCGTCAAGATACTCATTTAGATAGTTTAGCTGAACGGTTAAGAGAACCAAGAATAAAAGCTATTATTGAACCAATGTTAGCAGGTTTAGAATTAGGAAATATCCCGAATGATGATATTCAATTTGTCATTGATTTAGGATTATGTAAAATGCACCCTTATGGAGGATTAACTATTGCTAATCCCATTTATCGGGAAGTGTTACCCAGGGTGTTAACGGTGACACCAATGGCTTCTTTACCAATGATTGCACCCACTTGGTTAACCCCAGAGGGTGAATTAAATATTGATGGTTTATTAACAGCATTTCTCAAGTTTTGGCGACAACAGGTCGAACCGTTATTAGGTAGTACAAGCTATCATGAAATTGCCCCCCATATAGTATTAATGGCTTTTTTACATCGTGTGGTTAATGGTGGGGGAGTTTTAGAAAGGGAATATGCAATTGGTAGTGATAGAATGGATCTATGTCTGCGTTATAAAGATGTAATTTTAGGGATTGAATTAAAAGTATGGCGGGATAAAAAACGTGATCCTCAAGCTGATGGAATTGAACAATTAGAATCTTATTTAGGACGTTTGGGATTAGATTTTGGTTGGTTATTTATCTTTGATAGGCGGAAAAATGCTTTACCAATGGAAGAAAGGTTATCAACTGAGGTTGTGGTGACGGAAAATCAACGGAAAATTACTGTGATTCGGGCGTGA